One Belonocnema kinseyi isolate 2016_QV_RU_SX_M_011 chromosome 6, B_treatae_v1, whole genome shotgun sequence genomic region harbors:
- the LOC117175679 gene encoding pentatricopeptide repeat-containing protein 1, mitochondrial, producing the protein MFSSKVSASLRVNNIAARTFRNNNKYNRCNEQLPLLCISSEIDSESVNQRLFSNLTSLPATCRFSTIRKFSSEPLPKNADVFGDIGHRKFDKVELDDVEEKVEEFEENEARIPRRLKPSAGQYADLIKSHIQNGDLFSAENVLQIVQKNRDKPTLYMYNLIIRAFALHGDVKKCFKLYNSLKKRGMKPNDATITSLFNVCSNSLDDIKSLEHLHELRSYLHDKNYVLNETHYNTLVKAYARHKQVDEAFQFLDEMRDKNLKIDEITFNNLLHGATSQKETGIKYALVVWHLMKLRNVKPSLSTYNLMLRVIRDTNLGDLKINDVLVAESQNSKVQISDGSRPDLLATPPVVRSVPLVPIVHETRNKDRRNQKKNRKDQNKKGRDQNPSKSEEAALSEQNSSPDDLFPQMPLDQIIQKNRLILFGGFEGILKRMEDDQVVPDVKTITLLMELIPNTKEAEKQVIRHAHNKKIGLDIDFYNCLIKRRCFRFDYKDAKDVLADIEKEGLQPDNFTWGALALACQKPDEGREMLTCLDSIGITPNYFVYGALIRAACDKMEIDYIIELMESMEYKRVKPSRQIYGMLDNFKVKAAEAIREKNPKIKDLPKFQIGLTKFKLRYSKWQKKMGRDNTVYRSSSSF; encoded by the exons AtgttttcttcaaaagttagtgCTTCACTCCGAGTGAATAACATTGCTGCGAGAACATTTAGAAATAACAACAAATACAACCGATGTAACGAACAATTACCACTTTTGTGCATTTCATCAGAAATAGATAGTGAATCGGTGAATCAAcgtttattttccaacttaacctcTCTTCCTGCAACATGCAGGTTTTCAACAATCAGAAAATTTTCTTCGGAACCTTTGCCAAAAAATGCCGACGTTTTCGGCGATATTGGCCACAGGAAGTTCGACAAAGTCGAATTGGATGATGTAGAGGAAAAGGTAGAGGAATTCGAGGAAAATGAAGCACGAATTCCTCGAAGGCTTAAACCGTCTGCAGGGCAATATGCGGATTTAATTAAATCTCACATTCAGAACGGAGATTTATTTTCCGCCGAGAATGTGCTAcaaattgttcagaaaaatcgAGATAAACCGACTCTTTATATGTATAATCTTATTATTAGGGCCTTTGCTCTTCATGGTGATGTGAAAAAGTGTTTTAAACTttataacagtttaaaaaaacggGGAATGAAACCTAATGATGCCACGATCACAAGCTTGTTTAATGTTTGCTCTAATTCCTTGGACGATATTAAAAGTCTGGAGCATTTGCATGAGTTAAGaag TTACTTACACGATAAAAATTACGTGTTAAACGAAACGCATTACAATACTCTGGTAAAAGCTTATGCCCGGCACAAACAAGTAGACGAAGCTTTTCAATTCTTGGACGAAATGAGGGacaagaatttgaaaattgacgaaataacattcaacaatttgcttcATGGAGCCACTTCTCAAAAAGAAACAGGCATAAAATACGCTCTCGTCGTTTGGCATTTAATGAAACTCAGAAACGTTAAACCATCTCTGTCTACGTATAATCTTATGCTCAGAGTAATTCGAGATACAAATTTGGGCGATTTGAAAATAAACGACGTTTTAGTGGCTGAATCACAAAATAGCAAGGTCCAAATTTCCGATGGTTCGAGACCTGATTTATTAGCAACGCCCCCTGTTGTACGTTCAGTTCCTCTGGTTCCCATTGTCCATGAGACTAGAAATAAAGACAGAAGGAATCAAAAGAAAAACAGAaaggatcaaaataaaaaaggaagagatCAAAATCCAAGCAAAAGTGAGGAGGCTGCACTCTCGGAACAAAACTCTTCACCGGATGATTTATTCCCACAGATGCCTCTGGATCAAATCATACAGAAAAATCGATTGATTCTTTTCGGGGGCTTCgagggaattttgaaaagaatggAAGACGATCAAGTCGTTCCGGATGTGAAAACAATAACTTTGTTGATGGAATTAATTCCTAATACGAAAGAAGCTGAAAAGCAAGTTATTCGTCATGCACATAATAAGAAGATCGGTTTGGACATCGATTTTTATAATTGCCTGATTAAAAGAAGATGTTTCAGATTTGATTACAAGGATGCAAAG GATGTTCTTGCTGATATCGAAAAAGAGGGGCTTCAACCGGACAATTTCACATGGGGAGCTTTAGCTCTCGCGTGTCAAAAACCAGATGAAGGCAGAGAAATGTTAACTTGTTTAGATTCGATTGGAATCACTCCCAATTATTTTGTATACGGTGCTTTGATTCGAGCTGCCTGCGATAAAATGGAAATTGACTATATCATAGAATTAATGGAATCAATGGAGTACAAACGAGTCAAACCTAGTCGCCAAATTTACGGTATGCTcgataattttaaagtaaaagcagCTGAGGCCATCAGAGAAAAG aatccgaaaatcaaggaTCTCCCGAAGTTCCAGATCGGCTTGACGAAATTCAAATTAAGGTATTCCAAATGGCAAAAGAAAATGGGACGTGATAATACTGTCTATAGATCATCCTCAAGTTTCTAG
- the LOC117175681 gene encoding tripartite motif-containing protein 44-like isoform X2, which translates to MIVKIFLIVLLYSAFAQAAPRPGDSISEVTTTAESSEENSNSEPGNDNTEEDTEEVTEEDSADTEESDEDTAENTEEKSKREIEEDTQKTTAESAITVFQDQ; encoded by the exons ATgatcgttaaaatatttttgatcgtCCTACTTTACAGTGCATTTGCACAG GCTGCACCGAGGCCAGGCGATTCAATCTCAGAAGTTACAACT ACTGCAGAATCATCGGAAGAGAATTCAAATTCGGAACCTGGAAATGATAAT acTGAAGAAGATACGGAAGAAGTAACAGAAGAAGATTCTGCCGATACAGAAGAGTCAGACGAAGATACGGCAGAAAATACCGAAGAAAAATCCAAACGCGAAATTGAAGAAGATACCCAAAAAACTACTGCAGAATCTGCTATCACTGTAT TTCAAGATCAATGA
- the LOC117175681 gene encoding tripartite motif-containing protein 44-like isoform X1, with amino-acid sequence MIVKIFLIVLLYSAFAQAAPRPGDSISEVTTTAESSEENSNSEPGNDNTEEDTEEVTEEDSADTEESDEDTAENTEEKSKREIEEDTQKTTAESAITFKINDSREQIRGRK; translated from the exons ATgatcgttaaaatatttttgatcgtCCTACTTTACAGTGCATTTGCACAG GCTGCACCGAGGCCAGGCGATTCAATCTCAGAAGTTACAACT ACTGCAGAATCATCGGAAGAGAATTCAAATTCGGAACCTGGAAATGATAAT acTGAAGAAGATACGGAAGAAGTAACAGAAGAAGATTCTGCCGATACAGAAGAGTCAGACGAAGATACGGCAGAAAATACCGAAGAAAAATCCAAACGCGAAATTGAAGAAGATACCCAAAAAACTACTGCAGAATCTGCTATCACT TTCAAGATCAATGATAGTCGAGAACAAATCAGAGGGAGAAAATGA